TTTTTAGAACACAAGTTCTATGACTTTTTTGGCAATAGTGTCAACTTTATAATTGCCATCATTATTTTCTTATGTCTGTTTTCTCTATTTTTTGTTTTAAGAAGCTATCATATAATTAAGAAGAAAGAACAGGAAGCAAAAGCAATTGGTGTTCAATTATACCATTTAATGAAGTTACAAGTAGAAGCTAAAAATGAAGAGAAAAGAAGTTCAACATATAAAACTGAAAAGATCAAAACAAACAGCTAAAACTCCTTTTAAACAAGAAGGATTTGTTGCTGGTATTGCGCCAAATTTACGTGGACCATATTCTACAATGTATGTTAGAAGACCATGGACAATTAGACAATACGCAGGTTTTTCTACAGCTGAAGAAAGTAATGCTTTTTACAGAAGAAACTTAGAAGCTGGTCAAAAAGGATTATCTGTTGCTTTTGACTTAGCAACTCACAGAGGTTATGATTCTGATCATGAACGAGTACAAGGTGATGTTGGTAAAGCAGGTGTAGCTATTGATTCTGTTGAAGACATGAAGATTTTATTTAACGAAATTCCTTTAGATAAAATGTCGGTTTCAATGACTATGAACGGTGCTGTTTTGCCCATTTTAGCATTTTATATTGTTGCTGCAGAAGAACAAGGAGTTTCAATAAATCAACTTTCTGGAACCATTCAAAATGATATTTTAAAGGAGTTTATGGTTAGAAATACATATATCTACCCTCCTTCACCATCCATGAAAATTATTGCTGATATTTTTGAATATACAAGTAATAAGATGCCAAAATATAATTCAATTTCAATTTCTGGTTACCACATGCAAGAAGCAGGTGCAACTGCAGAGATAGAATTAGCATATACACTTGCTGATGGATTGGAATATATTAGAAAAGGAATTGAAGCAGGAATGGATATCGATTCTTTTGCACCAAGATTATCTTTCTTTTGGGCAATTGGCATGGATCATTTTACTGAAATCGCAAAATTAAGAGCTGCAAGAATGTTGTGGGCAAAGATTGTAAAACAATTCAACCCAAAAAACCAAAAATCTTTAGCTTTAAGAACTCATTGTCAAACTAGTGGTTGGTCTTTAACAGAACAAGATCCTTTTAACAATGTTGCAAGAACAACTGTAGAAGCTATGGCTGCTGCATTTGGCGGTACACAAAGTTTACATACAAATGCTTTAGATGAAGCTATTGCATTACCTACAGATTTTTCTGCAAGAATTGCAAGAAACACACAAATATATTTACAAAAAGAAACACATATTACCAAAACCGTAGATCCTTGGGCAGGAAGTTATCATGTAGAAAAACTGACTGAAGATATTGCAAACAAAGCTTGGGAGTTAATTTCTGAAGTGGAAGAATTAGGAGGAATGACTAAAGCCATTGAAAAAGGGATTCCTAAAATGCGTATTGAAGAAGCTGCCGCAATTAAACAAGCAAAAATTGATAGCGGAAAAGATGTAATTGTTGGTGTTAATAAATATCAATTAAAAGAAGAAGACCCTTTACATATTTTAGAAGTTGATAATGAAGCTGTTCGTAAATCTCAAATTGAAAGATTAAACCAATTAAAAGCAAATAGAAATAATACTGAAGTTCAAAAATCTTTAGTAGACCTAACAGAAGCTGCAAAATCAGGTAATGAAAACCTACTAGATTTAGCAGTAAAAGCAGCAAAAAACAGAGCAACCTTAGGTGAAATTTCTGATGCTTTAGAGTTCGTTTTTGGAAGACATAAAGCTGTTCATAAAACAATTTCTGGAGTGTATAGTAAAGAAATAAAAGACGATAAGCTTTTTAAGAAAGCTGCTGAATTGGCAGATAAATTTGCTGATTTAGAAGGAAGACGCCCAAGAATTATGATTGCAAAATTAGGACAAGATGGTCATGATAGAGGTGCAAAAGTAGTTGCAACTGGTTATGCCGATTTAGGTTTTGATGTAGATATTGGCCCATTATTTCAAACACCATTAGAAGCTACAAAACAAGCTGTAGAAAATGATGTTCATATTTTAGGAATATCTTCTTTAGCTGCTGGACATAAAACACTAGTTCCACAAGTCATTGCAGAACTGAAAAAATATGATCGTGAAGACATTATGGTAATTGTAGGAGGTGTAATTCCTGCACAAGATTATCAATTTTTATTTGATGCTGGTGCTGTTGGTGTCTTTGGACCTGGAACTAAAATTTCTAAAGCTGCCATTGATTTATTAACGATTCTAATCGATAGTGTTTCTGAATAATTTGATTTGTTTCTAAACTTAATTTCTGGCAACTTCACGAAATTCTAATATCAGTCATTAAAACGGAACCATATTAGCGTTAACGTTTTACATAATTATGAAAAACATCTACAAGAACTAAATCGTATGTTAAGAAAAATCTGGATTATAATATTTTGTATTGTATTAATTTGGTCTGCAATAAATCCTCATGATTATTTTACTTGGTTTTTAGAGGTTATACCTGCATTTATAGGTGTTTTTGTATTATGGAAAACAGAAAAATCATTCCCTCTTACAGTTTTAGTTTATAATTTAATTCTAATTCATATGATCATATTAATGATTGGCGGGCATTATACATATGCTGAAGTACCTTTGTTTAATACAATAAAAGACATATTTGAATTAGGGAGAAATAATTATGATAAAATTGGGCATTTAGCTCAAGGATTTGTACCTGCAATGATAGCTAGAGAGATTTTCATAAGAAAAAAAATTATTACTTCAAAACCTTGGGAGAATTTTTTAATCATAGCATTTTGTCTAGGATTTAGTGCTTTCTATGAATTAATTGAATGGTGGGTTGCAATTGGATCAGGTGAATCTGCAGAAGCTTTTCTTGGAACACAAGGATACATCTGGGATACTCAATCCGATATGGGACTAGCTTTGTTAGGAGCTATTATTGCTTTAATAAGTTTGAGTAAAACACATAACAAACAATTGAATAAAATTTAATTACGAAGCATAAAGTTGCTAGCGTATATATCCAATTCATCAAAATCTCAAAAAAACTCCACTCTTTTTTTAACAAACCTTAACATTAAAAAAGAACTTTTCAAGATGTAGTTTTATTTCTTTTATCCGTAAATTTGCGAGACTTTAAAAAACCACTAAAACCGAATGAAAAAAATTCTTAACATACTATAT
The window above is part of the Polaribacter sp. SA4-12 genome. Proteins encoded here:
- the scpA gene encoding methylmalonyl-CoA mutase: MKRKEVQHIKLKRSKQTAKTPFKQEGFVAGIAPNLRGPYSTMYVRRPWTIRQYAGFSTAEESNAFYRRNLEAGQKGLSVAFDLATHRGYDSDHERVQGDVGKAGVAIDSVEDMKILFNEIPLDKMSVSMTMNGAVLPILAFYIVAAEEQGVSINQLSGTIQNDILKEFMVRNTYIYPPSPSMKIIADIFEYTSNKMPKYNSISISGYHMQEAGATAEIELAYTLADGLEYIRKGIEAGMDIDSFAPRLSFFWAIGMDHFTEIAKLRAARMLWAKIVKQFNPKNQKSLALRTHCQTSGWSLTEQDPFNNVARTTVEAMAAAFGGTQSLHTNALDEAIALPTDFSARIARNTQIYLQKETHITKTVDPWAGSYHVEKLTEDIANKAWELISEVEELGGMTKAIEKGIPKMRIEEAAAIKQAKIDSGKDVIVGVNKYQLKEEDPLHILEVDNEAVRKSQIERLNQLKANRNNTEVQKSLVDLTEAAKSGNENLLDLAVKAAKNRATLGEISDALEFVFGRHKAVHKTISGVYSKEIKDDKLFKKAAELADKFADLEGRRPRIMIAKLGQDGHDRGAKVVATGYADLGFDVDIGPLFQTPLEATKQAVENDVHILGISSLAAGHKTLVPQVIAELKKYDREDIMVIVGGVIPAQDYQFLFDAGAVGVFGPGTKISKAAIDLLTILIDSVSE
- a CDS encoding DUF2238 domain-containing protein: MLRKIWIIIFCIVLIWSAINPHDYFTWFLEVIPAFIGVFVLWKTEKSFPLTVLVYNLILIHMIILMIGGHYTYAEVPLFNTIKDIFELGRNNYDKIGHLAQGFVPAMIAREIFIRKKIITSKPWENFLIIAFCLGFSAFYELIEWWVAIGSGESAEAFLGTQGYIWDTQSDMGLALLGAIIALISLSKTHNKQLNKI